In the Streptomyces formicae genome, one interval contains:
- a CDS encoding TraR/DksA family transcriptional regulator produces the protein MVAKKTAVQQSASGRSTGAAAATAKDVSGKKSAHGANGAHPTGGAHGTRATATAKASSEEGAEPSAPKAAAKKSVAKKTVAEKAAAKKAAAKKAVPEEAPAKKAAAKKAGAKKAVAKKTAESEAVAPESAVDDTPESAAKKAAPAKKGAAKKTAAKKSTTHKSTAKKSTAKKTAASVAEGAAEAAETTGATTVVAKKTPGTATAAKKPTAVPKARAAAVEPGELAVRPGEDPWTPDEVEEARAELQSEALRLGSEIASSEESLAGLMRDSGDGAGDDDADTGTKNITREHEMSLAANAREMLEQTERALERLDAGTYGLCENCGNPIGKARMQAFPRATLCVECKQKEERRY, from the coding sequence ATGGTGGCGAAGAAGACCGCCGTACAGCAGTCGGCGTCCGGCAGATCCACAGGCGCGGCCGCGGCGACGGCCAAGGACGTGAGCGGAAAGAAGAGCGCGCACGGAGCCAATGGCGCGCACCCGACGGGTGGCGCGCACGGCACGCGTGCGACCGCGACGGCGAAGGCGTCCTCGGAGGAGGGGGCGGAGCCATCGGCGCCCAAGGCGGCGGCGAAGAAGAGCGTCGCCAAGAAGACCGTCGCCGAGAAGGCGGCCGCGAAGAAGGCGGCTGCGAAGAAGGCGGTGCCTGAGGAGGCCCCGGCGAAGAAGGCCGCTGCCAAGAAGGCAGGGGCCAAGAAGGCCGTTGCCAAGAAGACGGCCGAGAGCGAGGCGGTGGCTCCGGAGAGCGCGGTCGACGACACTCCTGAGAGCGCTGCCAAGAAGGCCGCCCCTGCGAAGAAGGGGGCTGCCAAGAAGACGGCCGCCAAGAAGAGCACCACGCACAAGAGCACGGCGAAGAAGAGCACGGCGAAGAAGACGGCCGCGTCCGTGGCCGAAGGTGCGGCTGAGGCCGCGGAGACGACGGGAGCCACGACGGTGGTTGCGAAGAAGACTCCGGGCACGGCGACCGCAGCGAAGAAGCCGACGGCGGTGCCCAAGGCGCGCGCCGCCGCCGTGGAGCCCGGCGAGCTGGCGGTGCGCCCCGGCGAGGACCCCTGGACCCCGGACGAGGTCGAGGAGGCCCGCGCCGAGCTCCAGAGCGAGGCGCTGCGGCTCGGCAGCGAGATCGCCTCGTCTGAGGAGTCCCTGGCCGGTCTGATGCGGGACTCCGGAGATGGGGCGGGCGACGACGACGCGGACACCGGCACGAAGAACATCACGCGCGAGCACGAGATGTCCCTCGCCGCCAACGCGCGCGAGATGCTCGAACAGACCGAGCGCGCCCTGGAGCGGCTCGACGCGGGGACGTACGGGCTCTGCGAGAACTGCGGCAACCCGATCGGCAAGGCGCGGATGCAGGCCTTCCCGCGCGCGACCCTGTGCGTGGAGTGCAAGCAGAAGGAGGAGCGGCGCTACTGA
- the ileS gene encoding isoleucine--tRNA ligase: MTQYRQVPAQVDLPALEHAVLDFWREQQIFAKSLEQSEGRPEWVFYEGPPTANGMPGAHHIEARVFKDVFPRFRTMRGYHVARKAGWDCHGLPVELAVEKELGFNGKKDIEAYGIAEFNAKCRESVTRHTDAFAALTTRMGYWTDLDGAYRTMNPEYIDSVWWSLKEIFNKDLLVQDHRVAPWCPRCGTGLSDHELAQGYETVVDPSVYVRFPLTSGPLAGEAALLVWTTTPWTLVSNTAVAAHPDVTYVVATNGEEKVVVAQPLVEKALGEEWKTTGESFTGAEMERWTYQRPFELVEFPAAAHFVVNAEYVTTEDGTGLVHQSPAFGEDDLKVCRAYGLPVVNPVRPDGTFEEDVPLVGGVFFKKADEKLTEDLQDRGLLFRHTPYEHSYPHCWRCHTALLYYAQPSWYIRTTAIKDRLLQENEKTNWFPDSVKNGRFGDWLNNNVDWALSRNRYWGTPLPLWRCENDHLTCVGSRAELSDLTGTDQSELDPHRPFIDAVTFPCPTCQETATRVPEVIDAWYDSGSMPFAQWGYPYKNKELFESRYPAQFISEAIDQTRGWFYTLMAVGTLVFDESSYENVVCLGHILAEDGRKMSKHLGNTLDPIPLMDQHGADAVRWFMAAGGSPWAARRVGHGTIQEVVRKTLLTYWNTVAFQALYARTSKWAPSDADPAPAERPLLDRWLLSELHALTDQVTQALDSYDTQRAGKLLSVFVDNLSNWYVRRSRRRFWQGDKAALRTLHEVVETITKLMAPLTPFIAERVWQDLIVPVTPDAPESVHLASWPEADLSAIDPQLSKEMVLVRRLVELGRATRAESGVKTRQPLSRALVAASGFDTLNPELHAQITEELNVSSLASLSEVGGSLVDTTAKANFRALGKRFGKGVQAVAKAVAEADAAALSLALREGTASVEVDGEKVTLAPDEVIITETPREGWSVASDSGATVALDLEITEELRLAGLARDAIRLIQEARKNSGLDVADRIALRWTATDPAVITALSDHSELISDEVLATDFAQGEADDTFGQPFTDDSLKLTFRLRKA; encoded by the coding sequence ATGACGCAGTACCGCCAGGTGCCCGCCCAGGTCGACCTGCCCGCCCTCGAGCACGCCGTGCTCGACTTCTGGCGCGAGCAGCAGATCTTCGCCAAGAGCCTCGAGCAGTCCGAGGGCCGCCCCGAGTGGGTGTTCTACGAGGGCCCGCCGACCGCCAACGGCATGCCGGGCGCCCACCACATCGAGGCCCGCGTCTTCAAGGACGTCTTCCCCCGCTTCCGCACCATGCGCGGCTACCACGTGGCCCGCAAGGCCGGCTGGGACTGCCACGGCCTGCCGGTGGAGCTCGCGGTCGAGAAGGAGCTCGGGTTCAACGGCAAGAAGGACATCGAGGCGTACGGCATCGCCGAGTTCAACGCCAAGTGCCGCGAGTCCGTGACCCGGCACACCGACGCCTTCGCCGCGCTCACGACCCGCATGGGGTACTGGACCGACCTCGACGGCGCCTACCGCACCATGAACCCCGAGTACATCGACTCGGTCTGGTGGTCCCTGAAGGAGATCTTCAACAAGGACCTCCTGGTCCAGGACCACCGCGTCGCCCCCTGGTGCCCCCGTTGCGGCACGGGCCTCTCGGACCACGAGCTGGCGCAGGGCTACGAGACGGTCGTCGACCCCTCCGTCTACGTCCGGTTCCCGCTCACCTCGGGGCCCCTCGCGGGCGAGGCCGCCCTCCTGGTCTGGACGACGACCCCCTGGACCCTGGTCTCCAACACCGCCGTCGCCGCGCACCCCGACGTCACGTACGTCGTCGCGACCAACGGCGAGGAGAAGGTCGTCGTCGCCCAGCCCCTCGTGGAGAAGGCCCTCGGCGAGGAGTGGAAGACCACCGGCGAGTCCTTCACCGGTGCCGAGATGGAGCGCTGGACCTACCAACGCCCCTTCGAGCTGGTGGAGTTCCCCGCTGCGGCGCACTTCGTGGTCAACGCGGAGTACGTCACGACGGAGGACGGTACGGGTCTGGTCCACCAGTCCCCCGCCTTCGGTGAGGACGACCTCAAGGTCTGCCGGGCGTACGGCCTCCCCGTGGTGAACCCGGTCCGCCCCGACGGCACCTTCGAAGAGGACGTACCGCTCGTCGGCGGTGTCTTCTTCAAGAAGGCGGACGAAAAGCTGACCGAGGACCTCCAGGACCGCGGCCTGCTCTTCCGGCACACCCCGTACGAGCACAGCTACCCGCACTGCTGGCGCTGCCACACGGCGCTCCTCTACTACGCGCAGCCGTCCTGGTACATCCGCACCACGGCGATCAAGGACCGTCTCCTCCAGGAGAACGAGAAGACCAACTGGTTCCCGGACTCGGTCAAGAACGGCCGCTTCGGCGACTGGCTGAACAACAACGTGGACTGGGCGCTCTCCCGCAACCGCTACTGGGGCACCCCGCTTCCCCTGTGGCGCTGCGAGAACGACCACCTCACCTGCGTCGGCTCGCGCGCCGAGCTCAGCGACCTCACGGGCACCGACCAGTCCGAGCTCGACCCGCACCGCCCGTTCATCGACGCGGTCACCTTCCCCTGCCCGACCTGCCAGGAGACGGCCACGCGCGTCCCCGAGGTCATCGACGCCTGGTACGACTCGGGCTCGATGCCGTTCGCGCAGTGGGGATACCCGTACAAGAACAAGGAGCTCTTCGAGAGCCGCTACCCGGCGCAGTTCATCTCGGAGGCCATCGACCAGACCCGCGGCTGGTTCTACACGCTCATGGCCGTGGGCACCCTGGTCTTCGACGAGTCGTCCTACGAGAACGTGGTCTGCCTGGGCCACATCCTCGCCGAGGACGGCCGCAAGATGTCCAAGCACCTGGGCAACACCCTGGACCCGATCCCGCTCATGGACCAGCACGGCGCCGACGCGGTGCGCTGGTTCATGGCCGCGGGCGGCTCCCCGTGGGCGGCACGCCGCGTGGGCCACGGCACCATCCAGGAGGTCGTCCGCAAGACGCTCCTCACGTACTGGAACACGGTCGCCTTCCAGGCGCTCTACGCCCGTACGTCGAAGTGGGCCCCCAGTGACGCCGACCCGGCGCCCGCGGAGCGCCCGCTCCTGGACCGCTGGCTCCTCAGCGAGCTGCACGCCCTCACCGACCAGGTCACCCAGGCCCTGGACAGCTACGACACGCAGCGCGCGGGCAAGCTCCTGTCGGTCTTCGTCGACAACCTCTCCAACTGGTACGTGCGCCGCTCCCGCCGCCGCTTCTGGCAGGGCGACAAGGCGGCCCTGCGGACCCTGCACGAGGTCGTCGAGACGATCACGAAGCTGATGGCCCCGCTGACGCCGTTCATCGCCGAGCGCGTCTGGCAGGACCTGATCGTGCCGGTCACCCCGGACGCCCCGGAGTCCGTGCACCTTGCCTCGTGGCCGGAGGCGGACCTCTCCGCCATCGACCCGCAACTGTCCAAGGAGATGGTGCTCGTCCGCCGTCTGGTCGAGCTCGGCCGGGCCACGCGCGCGGAGTCGGGCGTCAAGACGCGCCAGCCGCTGTCGCGCGCTCTGGTCGCGGCGTCCGGCTTCGACACGCTCAACCCGGAGCTGCACGCCCAGATCACCGAGGAGCTCAATGTCTCCTCGCTGGCGTCGCTCTCCGAAGTTGGCGGTTCCCTGGTCGACACGACCGCCAAGGCGAACTTCCGCGCCCTGGGCAAGCGTTTCGGCAAGGGCGTCCAGGCGGTCGCCAAGGCCGTCGCCGAGGCCGACGCGGCCGCGCTCTCCCTGGCGCTGCGCGAGGGCACGGCGTCCGTCGAGGTCGACGGCGAGAAGGTCACGCTGGCCCCGGACGAGGTCATCATCACGGAGACCCCGCGCGAGGGCTGGTCGGTGGCGTCCGACTCCGGTGCCACGGTCGCGCTCGACCTGGAGATCACCGAGGAGCTGCGGCTCGCCGGTCTCGCCCGTGACGCGATCCGCCTGATCCAGGAGGCCCGCAAGAACAGCGGCCTGGACGTGGCGGACCGGATCGCCCTGCGCTGGACCGCCACGGACCCGGCGGTCATCACCGCCCTGTCCGACCACTCCGAGCTCATCTCGGACGAGGTCCTCGCCACGGACTTCGCTCAGGGCGAGGCGGACGACACCTTCGGGCAGCCGTTCACCGACGACTCCCTGAAGCTGACGTTCCGCCTCCGCAAGGCGTAG
- a CDS encoding DivIVA domain-containing protein, which yields MPLTPEDVRNKQFTTVRLREGYDEDEVDAFLDEVEAELTRLLRENEDLRAKLAAATRAAAQNQQQGGMRKGPDGPQDQRGPGAPVPAAISGPQPVPPQQQQMGGPMGGPPQLPGGAPQLPAGPSGHGPQGGPQGPGPMGQGPMGQGSMGGPMGGPMGGHGPQMPQPGQGPGGDSAARVLSLAQQTADQAIAEARSEANKIVGEARSRAEGLERDARAKADALERDAQEKHRVAMGSLESARATLERKVEDLRGFEREYRTRLKSYLESQLRQLETQADDSLAPPRTPATASLPPSPAPSMAPAGAGAPSYGGNQSMGGNNQPTGGPSYGGQQQMSPAMTQPMAPVRPQGPAPMQQAPSPMRGFLIDEDDN from the coding sequence ATGCCGTTGACCCCCGAGGACGTGCGGAACAAGCAGTTCACGACCGTCCGCCTCCGAGAAGGCTATGACGAGGACGAGGTCGATGCCTTCCTCGATGAGGTCGAAGCCGAACTGACCCGCCTGCTCCGCGAGAACGAGGACCTGCGCGCCAAGCTGGCCGCGGCCACCCGTGCCGCCGCGCAGAACCAGCAGCAGGGCGGAATGCGCAAGGGCCCCGACGGGCCCCAGGACCAGCGTGGTCCCGGCGCCCCCGTGCCTGCCGCAATATCGGGTCCGCAGCCGGTCCCGCCGCAGCAGCAGCAGATGGGCGGCCCGATGGGCGGCCCGCCGCAGCTGCCGGGTGGTGCGCCGCAACTGCCCGCAGGCCCCAGTGGGCACGGCCCGCAGGGCGGTCCGCAGGGTCCCGGCCCGATGGGTCAGGGTCCGATGGGTCAGGGTTCGATGGGTGGCCCGATGGGCGGTCCCATGGGCGGCCATGGTCCGCAGATGCCGCAGCCCGGTCAGGGCCCCGGTGGCGACAGCGCCGCCCGTGTCCTCTCCCTCGCGCAGCAGACCGCTGACCAGGCGATCGCGGAGGCCCGTTCCGAGGCCAACAAGATCGTCGGCGAGGCCCGTTCGCGCGCCGAGGGCCTCGAGCGTGACGCCCGTGCCAAGGCCGACGCCCTGGAGCGGGACGCGCAGGAGAAGCACCGCGTCGCGATGGGCTCCCTGGAGTCCGCCCGCGCCACGCTGGAGCGCAAGGTCGAGGACCTGCGCGGCTTCGAGCGCGAGTACCGCACGCGTCTGAAGTCCTACCTGGAGTCGCAGCTGCGTCAGCTGGAGACCCAGGCCGACGACTCGCTGGCCCCGCCGCGCACTCCGGCCACCGCCTCGCTGCCGCCGTCCCCGGCGCCTTCGATGGCTCCGGCCGGCGCGGGTGCCCCGTCCTACGGCGGCAACCAGTCGATGGGCGGCAACAACCAGCCCACCGGTGGTCCGTCCTACGGCGGCCAGCAGCAGATGTCCCCGGCGATGACCCAGCCGATGGCACCGGTGCGGCCGCAGGGCCCGGCTCCGATGCAGCAGGCTCCGTCGCCGATGCGTGGCTTCCTCATCGACGAGGACGACAACTGA
- a CDS encoding YggT family protein — protein MGVVGQVLYIALMCFLIVLIFRLVMDYVFQFARSWQPGKAMVVVLEATYTVTDPPLKLLRRFIPPLRLGGVALDLSFFVLMIIVYILITIVRSVLV, from the coding sequence ATGGGCGTTGTTGGACAGGTGCTCTACATCGCGTTGATGTGTTTCCTCATCGTGCTGATCTTCCGGTTGGTCATGGACTACGTCTTCCAGTTCGCCCGCTCATGGCAACCCGGCAAGGCGATGGTGGTCGTTCTGGAGGCCACCTACACTGTCACTGATCCACCGCTCAAGCTTCTGCGGCGGTTCATTCCGCCGCTGCGTCTCGGGGGCGTGGCGCTCGACCTGTCCTTCTTCGTATTGATGATCATCGTCTACATCCTGATCACCATTGTGAGGTCGGTGTTGGTGTGA
- a CDS encoding cell division protein SepF → MAGAMRKMAVYLGLVEDDGYDGPGFDPDDEFEPEPEPERERRRHEPPHQAHQSHQSQRDESVRVVQPPAQREPAAHSASLAAESGRPARIAPVASITPERQSLEKNAPVIMPKVVSEREPYRITTLHPRTYNEARTIGEHFREGTPVIMNLTEMDDTDAKRLVDFAAGLVFGLHGSIERVTQKVFLLSPANVDVTAEDKARIAEGGFFNQS, encoded by the coding sequence ATGGCCGGCGCGATGCGCAAGATGGCGGTCTACCTCGGCCTCGTGGAGGACGATGGGTACGACGGTCCGGGGTTCGACCCCGATGACGAGTTCGAACCCGAGCCGGAGCCCGAGCGGGAGCGCAGGCGGCACGAACCGCCACATCAGGCGCACCAGTCCCATCAGTCCCAACGGGACGAATCGGTACGAGTGGTGCAGCCGCCCGCCCAGCGCGAACCGGCCGCCCATTCCGCCTCGCTGGCCGCGGAATCGGGACGTCCGGCACGAATCGCCCCCGTGGCATCAATCACACCTGAACGCCAGAGCCTGGAGAAGAACGCACCGGTGATCATGCCCAAGGTCGTGTCCGAGCGGGAGCCCTACCGCATCACCACATTGCACCCGCGGACCTACAACGAGGCCCGTACCATCGGGGAACACTTCCGTGAGGGCACTCCGGTGATCATGAATCTGACGGAGATGGACGACACGGACGCGAAGCGACTTGTCGACTTTGCCGCCGGTCTGGTCTTCGGTCTGCATGGCAGCATTGAGCGAGTGACGCAGAAGGTGTTCCTGTTGTCGCCTGCTAACGTCGATGTAACGGCGGAGGACAAGGCTCGCATCGCAGAGGGCGGGTTCTTCAACCAGAGCTGA
- a CDS encoding YggS family pyridoxal phosphate-dependent enzyme, with amino-acid sequence MTDRKSELAANLAAVEERIAAACAAAGRKREEVTLIVVTKTYPASDVRILSELGVRHVAENRDQDAAPKAAECADLPLTWHFVGQLQTNKVRSVVGYADVVQSVDRPKLVTALSKEAVRAERELGCLIQVALDAEENGRGERGGVGPGGIEELADLVAGAPGLRIDGLMTVAPLTGPYAGRQQAAFERLMEFATLMRAAHPAANMVSAGMSADLEQAVAAGATHVRVGTAVLGVRPGLG; translated from the coding sequence ATGACGGACCGAAAGTCTGAACTCGCGGCCAATCTGGCGGCGGTCGAGGAGCGCATCGCCGCGGCGTGCGCGGCGGCCGGGCGCAAGCGGGAAGAAGTGACCCTGATCGTGGTCACGAAGACCTACCCCGCGAGCGATGTGCGGATCCTGTCGGAACTCGGTGTGCGTCACGTCGCGGAGAACCGCGACCAGGACGCGGCGCCGAAGGCCGCGGAATGCGCCGATCTTCCCCTTACCTGGCACTTCGTCGGTCAACTCCAGACCAACAAGGTGCGTTCCGTGGTCGGTTATGCCGATGTGGTGCAGTCTGTGGACCGTCCCAAGCTCGTCACAGCTTTGTCGAAGGAAGCGGTCCGCGCGGAGCGCGAGCTCGGCTGCCTGATCCAGGTCGCGCTCGACGCCGAGGAGAACGGCCGGGGCGAGCGCGGGGGCGTAGGACCCGGCGGAATCGAAGAGTTGGCCGATCTCGTGGCCGGGGCACCGGGGCTGCGGATCGATGGTCTGATGACCGTCGCACCGCTCACCGGACCGTACGCGGGACGGCAACAGGCGGCGTTCGAGCGGTTGATGGAATTCGCAACCCTCATGCGCGCGGCTCATCCTGCTGCGAACATGGTGTCGGCAGGGATGAGTGCGGACCTCGAACAGGCCGTTGCGGCCGGGGCGACACATGTGCGCGTCGGTACGGCGGTACTCGGAGTCCGACCCGGGCTCGGGTAA
- the pgeF gene encoding peptidoglycan editing factor PgeF, which yields MISKHSTESGAHFAFTDRWGGVSAVPYEELNLGGAVGDDAEAVLTNRALAAKSLGIDPTRTVWMRQVHGRDVAVVDGPWGSDTETPAVDAVVTARRGLALAVLTADCTPVLLADPVAKVAAAAHAGRPGMVAGVVPAAVEAMVELGADPARIVARTGPAVCGRCYEVPDAMRADVAAVEPAAYAETSWGTPAVDVTAGVHAQLERIGVRDREQSPVCTLESGDHFSYRRDRTTGRLAGYVWLD from the coding sequence GTGATAAGCAAGCACAGCACCGAGAGCGGCGCGCACTTCGCCTTCACCGACAGGTGGGGCGGAGTGAGCGCCGTTCCGTACGAGGAGCTCAATCTCGGCGGGGCGGTGGGCGACGACGCCGAGGCCGTGCTCACCAACCGCGCTCTTGCCGCCAAGTCGCTGGGCATCGACCCGACCAGGACGGTCTGGATGCGCCAGGTGCACGGCCGCGACGTCGCCGTGGTCGACGGGCCCTGGGGATCCGACACCGAAACCCCCGCCGTCGACGCGGTGGTGACCGCCCGTAGGGGGCTCGCCCTCGCCGTCCTCACCGCCGACTGCACGCCCGTCCTGCTCGCCGATCCGGTCGCCAAGGTCGCGGCCGCGGCACACGCCGGGCGCCCCGGCATGGTGGCGGGCGTCGTGCCCGCAGCCGTCGAGGCCATGGTGGAACTCGGCGCGGACCCGGCCCGCATCGTCGCCCGGACGGGACCCGCCGTCTGCGGGCGCTGTTACGAAGTGCCGGACGCGATGCGCGCCGACGTGGCCGCCGTCGAGCCCGCGGCGTACGCCGAAACGAGCTGGGGTACGCCCGCGGTCGACGTGACGGCGGGCGTGCACGCGCAGCTCGAAAGGATCGGCGTGCGCGACCGGGAGCAGTCGCCGGTGTGCACGCTGGAATCCGGAGACCACTTCTCGTACCGCCGCGACCGCACCACCGGTCGTCTCGCGGGCTATGTCTGGCTGGACTGA
- the ftsZ gene encoding cell division protein FtsZ: protein MAAPQNYLAVIKVIGVGGGGVNAINRMIEVGLKGVEFIAINTDAQALLMSDADVKLDVGRELTRGLGAGANPAVGRKAAEDHREEIEEVLKGADMVFVTAGEGGGTGTGGAPVVANIARSLGALTIGVVTRPFTFEGRRRANQAEDGIAELREEVDTLIVIPNDRLLSISDRQVSVLDAFKSADQVLLSGVQGITDLITTPGLINLDFADVKSVMSEAGSALMGIGSARGDDRAVAAAEMAISSPLLEASIDGARGVLLSISGGSDLGLFEINEAAQLVSEAAHPEANIIFGAVIDDALGDEVRVTVIAAGFDGGQPPSKRDTVLGSASAKREEPAPASRPAESSRPAFGGLGSVTPREEPATPEPAEAAPAGEAPSAPATPPQVPPARPYQDSQAEELDVPDFLK from the coding sequence GTGGCAGCACCGCAGAACTACCTCGCAGTCATCAAAGTCATCGGTGTCGGCGGCGGTGGTGTCAATGCCATCAACCGGATGATCGAGGTCGGTCTCAAGGGCGTCGAGTTCATCGCCATCAACACCGACGCGCAAGCCCTGTTGATGAGCGACGCCGACGTCAAGCTCGACGTCGGCCGTGAACTCACCCGCGGCCTCGGCGCCGGCGCCAACCCGGCCGTCGGCCGCAAGGCCGCAGAGGACCACCGCGAGGAGATCGAGGAGGTCCTCAAGGGGGCCGACATGGTCTTCGTCACCGCCGGCGAAGGCGGCGGCACCGGCACGGGCGGCGCCCCCGTCGTCGCCAACATCGCGCGCTCGCTGGGCGCCCTCACCATCGGTGTGGTCACCCGGCCGTTCACCTTCGAGGGCCGGCGCCGCGCCAACCAGGCCGAGGACGGCATCGCGGAGCTGCGCGAAGAGGTCGACACCCTCATCGTCATCCCCAACGACCGGCTCCTGTCCATCTCGGACCGCCAGGTATCCGTCCTCGACGCCTTCAAGTCGGCGGACCAGGTCCTGCTCTCCGGTGTGCAGGGCATCACCGACCTCATCACCACGCCCGGCCTGATCAACCTCGACTTCGCCGACGTCAAGTCGGTCATGTCCGAGGCCGGTTCGGCGCTCATGGGCATCGGCTCGGCCCGCGGCGACGACCGCGCGGTGGCCGCCGCGGAGATGGCGATCTCCTCGCCGCTCCTCGAAGCGTCCATCGACGGAGCGCGCGGCGTGCTGCTCTCCATCTCCGGCGGCTCCGACCTCGGTCTGTTCGAGATCAACGAGGCGGCCCAGCTGGTCAGCGAGGCCGCACACCCCGAGGCCAACATCATCTTCGGTGCCGTCATCGACGACGCCCTGGGTGACGAGGTCAGGGTCACCGTCATCGCGGCCGGCTTCGACGGCGGACAGCCACCGTCCAAGCGGGACACCGTCCTTGGCTCGGCGTCCGCCAAGCGCGAGGAACCGGCACCGGCCTCCCGGCCCGCCGAATCCTCCCGCCCGGCCTTCGGCGGCCTCGGCAGCGTCACGCCGCGCGAGGAGCCCGCGACCCCGGAGCCCGCGGAAGCGGCCCCGGCGGGCGAGGCCCCGTCCGCGCCCGCGACGCCGCCGCAGGTTCCGCCGGCCCGTCCCTACCAGGACAGCCAGGCCGAAGAGCTGGACGTGCCGGACTTCTTGAAGTGA
- a CDS encoding cell division protein FtsQ/DivIB produces MAGPTTAERQQKKSGPPRPPRVRRMRVPRTRLLIVALVLALLLTGGGVWVLYGSQWLRLERVTISGTRVLTPEEVREAADAPVGDPLISVDTDALEGRLRSKLPRIDSVDVVRSWPHGIGLKVTERKPVLLIEKGGKFVEVDAKGVRFDTVERAPKGVPHLELTPDHENGAASLRRFGPDRLLREAVRVAGDLPEAVAKDTRNVKVRSYDSISLELSGGRDVAWGSGEKGRAKASALLALMKTTPKARHFDVSVPTAPASSGS; encoded by the coding sequence GTGGCCGGACCGACCACCGCCGAACGGCAGCAGAAGAAGTCCGGCCCGCCCCGCCCGCCGCGCGTCCGGAGGATGCGCGTGCCGCGCACGCGCCTCCTGATCGTGGCCCTGGTGCTCGCCCTCCTCCTCACCGGGGGCGGCGTCTGGGTGCTGTACGGCTCCCAGTGGCTGCGTCTGGAGCGCGTGACCATCTCCGGCACCCGGGTGCTGACCCCGGAAGAGGTCCGCGAGGCGGCGGACGCCCCCGTGGGGGACCCACTGATTTCGGTCGATACGGACGCCCTTGAGGGCCGGCTGCGCTCGAAATTGCCCCGAATTGACTCGGTTGACGTCGTGCGGTCCTGGCCGCACGGAATCGGCCTCAAAGTGACGGAACGTAAGCCGGTTCTCCTCATCGAAAAGGGCGGAAAGTTCGTCGAAGTGGACGCCAAGGGAGTGCGATTCGACACGGTCGAGCGCGCGCCGAAGGGCGTACCGCATCTCGAATTGACGCCGGATCACGAGAACGGCGCGGCCAGCCTGCGCAGGTTCGGCCCCGACCGGCTGCTGCGCGAGGCCGTGCGGGTCGCCGGTGACCTGCCCGAAGCGGTGGCCAAGGACACTCGGAACGTCAAGGTCCGTTCGTACGACTCCATCTCGCTGGAGTTGAGCGGCGGGCGTGACGTCGCGTGGGGCAGTGGCGAGAAGGGGCGGGCGAAAGCCTCCGCTCTCCTCGCCCTGATGAAAACGACGCCCAAGGCACGGCACTTCGACGTGAGCGTCCCCACCGCCCCGGCCTCGTCGGGGAGTTGA